The proteins below are encoded in one region of Candidatus Thiodiazotropha sp. LNASS1:
- a CDS encoding YajD family HNH nuclease, producing MSSEQSNEKLDRIVAQARRDREQREKGYREQALKLYPWVCGRCAREFTRENLRELTVHHRDHNHDNNPPDGSNWELLCIYCHDNEHSRHLDADAGYSSAETAANRASTYQPFGDLADLLKKKK from the coding sequence ATGTCGTCGGAGCAGTCAAATGAGAAACTGGACCGGATCGTCGCTCAGGCCCGTCGTGACAGGGAACAGCGGGAGAAGGGTTATCGGGAACAGGCGCTGAAGCTCTATCCATGGGTTTGCGGCCGTTGTGCGAGGGAGTTTACCCGGGAAAATCTCAGAGAGCTGACGGTACATCATCGCGATCATAACCACGATAACAATCCTCCGGACGGCAGCAATTGGGAATTGCTGTGTATCTATTGTCATGATAATGAACATTCGCGCCACCTCGATGCGGATGCCGGGTACTCCTCTGCCGAAACAGCTGCGAATCGTGCCAGTACCTATCAGCCTTTCGGTGACTTGGCCGATCTGCTGAAAAAGAAAAAGTAA
- a CDS encoding ATP-binding protein, giving the protein MKNSLLLRFGTVITILFILAVSGMVSSMIIAETAEGYAAAINQAGTLRMQSYRIASSLVHRTKFHDELATTRTRELVTEYNQRLFSHRIHDVLTKGPHKKVTESYEKVESQWRELMLPNLEDYLKLSASTSLSNNERRQLDISQRNYLSLVDNFVDDIHRFVEALEFDAEEINQQLRIIQIILLTLTFLVALISLYLTKTRVLNPLRDLLACANAARHGDFSIRSRYLSDDELGQLGQAFNVMAEDLSVIYADLENRVRKKTHDLEQSNRTLELLYSATKRLSDSTLSEDVLIAVIHDIEALLGVNNGTICLGQPGDQHAYRYASTRDTDILSKEKPDNQCAVCLGEGRSHTFKIAKSDTHAPVNVFSTPIRDKTQQYGVLLVEFPVTTQLEEWQERLLETVASHIALAINVAQQVTQSRKLSLMEERSVIARELHDSIAQSLSYLKIQVAKLEKSINDERDKKDILLVSAALRSALNGAYRQLRELLTTFRLRVTDADLGKLIRETVEEFENRSGIVIEYTNHIGNCQFTPNAEIHIIQIIREALSNVIRHANARRARVVLECNQTGRVNVSIEDDGIGINDESDMMQHYGLPIMKERAEWLGGTLTINEPAGGGTRIDLNFNITDASNSESKKMLIEQLKHG; this is encoded by the coding sequence GTGAAAAACTCTCTTCTACTCCGATTCGGAACGGTTATCACCATCCTCTTCATCCTGGCGGTATCGGGAATGGTGAGTTCGATGATCATTGCTGAAACCGCCGAAGGTTATGCCGCAGCCATCAATCAGGCCGGTACATTGCGCATGCAATCCTATCGTATCGCCAGCAGCCTGGTGCATAGAACGAAGTTCCATGACGAATTGGCCACCACCCGGACCAGGGAGCTGGTCACTGAATATAACCAGCGCCTGTTCAGTCACCGAATCCACGATGTACTGACAAAGGGACCCCATAAAAAAGTCACCGAAAGCTATGAAAAAGTCGAATCCCAATGGCGGGAGCTGATGCTGCCCAATTTGGAAGATTACCTGAAATTGAGCGCATCCACTTCCCTATCGAACAATGAAAGGCGCCAACTCGACATCAGTCAGCGTAACTATCTGTCATTGGTGGACAACTTCGTCGACGATATCCACAGATTTGTCGAGGCCCTCGAATTCGATGCCGAAGAGATAAATCAACAACTCAGAATCATCCAGATCATACTGTTGACCCTGACGTTTCTGGTTGCGCTGATCAGCCTCTATCTGACCAAGACACGGGTACTCAATCCGCTGCGTGATCTGCTGGCCTGCGCCAATGCGGCACGACACGGCGACTTTTCCATACGTAGCCGCTATCTCAGTGATGACGAACTGGGTCAACTGGGTCAGGCGTTTAATGTAATGGCCGAGGATCTTTCCGTGATCTATGCGGATCTTGAAAACCGGGTACGAAAAAAGACCCATGATCTGGAACAGAGCAATCGCACACTGGAACTGCTCTATTCCGCGACCAAGCGGTTGAGCGACTCCACGTTGAGCGAAGATGTACTGATCGCGGTGATACACGATATCGAGGCGTTATTGGGCGTGAATAACGGCACAATCTGTCTCGGTCAGCCCGGTGATCAACATGCCTATCGATATGCCTCCACGCGAGACACCGATATCCTTTCAAAGGAAAAACCGGACAATCAGTGTGCGGTCTGCCTCGGCGAGGGCAGATCACATACCTTCAAAATCGCCAAGTCAGATACCCATGCGCCTGTCAATGTGTTTTCCACACCAATCAGGGACAAGACCCAGCAATACGGCGTATTGCTGGTGGAATTTCCCGTAACCACGCAGCTGGAGGAGTGGCAGGAGCGCCTGTTGGAGACCGTTGCCAGCCATATTGCCCTGGCAATCAACGTCGCACAGCAAGTGACCCAGAGTCGAAAGCTCTCATTAATGGAGGAACGCAGTGTCATTGCAAGAGAGCTGCATGACTCCATTGCCCAATCCCTCTCCTACCTGAAGATCCAGGTAGCCAAGTTGGAAAAGTCGATAAACGATGAGCGTGATAAAAAAGATATTTTATTGGTTAGCGCGGCCTTGCGTTCTGCGCTCAACGGCGCCTATCGACAACTGCGGGAACTGTTGACCACCTTCAGACTCCGGGTGACCGACGCCGACCTGGGCAAACTGATCAGGGAGACTGTTGAGGAGTTTGAAAACAGATCAGGAATTGTTATTGAATACACCAACCATATCGGAAATTGTCAATTCACGCCCAATGCGGAGATTCACATCATACAGATCATCCGCGAGGCGCTCTCGAACGTCATTCGCCATGCCAATGCAAGACGGGCCAGGGTGGTGCTGGAGTGCAATCAGACGGGACGGGTCAATGTCAGCATCGAGGATGACGGCATCGGAATCAATGACGAAAGTGATATGATGCAGCATTATGGACTGCCTATCATGAAAGAGCGTGCTGAGTGGCTGGGCGGAACACTGACCATCAACGAACCGGCAGGTGGCGGCACCCGCATAGATCTCAATTTCAATATTACGGACGCCTCCAACAGTGAATCCAAAAAGATGTTAATCGAGCAGTTAAAACATGGCTGA
- the napF gene encoding ferredoxin-type protein NapF: MDISIDRVQFLRGDVNSRHRGIHPPWSIGDSSFLELCNRCDECIKACQPAIIINGSGGFPVIDFTRGHCTFCGDCVKVCQPKALEFPDDLSTPPWLLEIEIEQSCLSLNGVVCRSCGDICEERAIRFQLQTGGRSQPQPDLSICTGCGACVAVCPSKSITITPISNDHAVSTKVREEMLNP, encoded by the coding sequence GTGGATATATCCATAGACAGAGTTCAGTTCCTCCGTGGCGACGTCAACAGTCGCCACAGAGGCATACATCCACCCTGGTCGATTGGGGATTCCAGCTTCCTGGAACTCTGCAACCGTTGCGATGAGTGCATCAAGGCATGCCAACCCGCAATTATCATCAACGGGTCAGGCGGCTTCCCTGTGATTGACTTCACACGGGGTCATTGCACATTTTGCGGCGACTGCGTAAAGGTGTGCCAACCCAAGGCTTTGGAATTCCCCGACGATTTATCCACTCCACCCTGGTTGCTTGAGATCGAAATCGAACAGTCGTGCCTCTCCCTCAATGGCGTTGTCTGCAGAAGCTGCGGCGACATCTGCGAGGAACGTGCAATTCGGTTTCAGCTTCAGACGGGTGGCCGCTCACAGCCGCAACCCGATCTCTCAATCTGTACCGGCTGCGGGGCCTGCGTCGCAGTTTGTCCGAGTAAATCAATAACAATTACCCCCATTTCAAATGACCACGCGGTATCAACAAAAGTCCGTGAGGAGATGCTCAATCCATGA
- a CDS encoding class I SAM-dependent methyltransferase, translated as MYKIISSNFSNLSLANSPRLIAIVPVTIDTIVVLIWSVPIAKLTYVTMGMYAARRFSSKGKRFMSLVSWLTTPSSTDHPCIVCGNKQGNKIILNALHWHPEHGQLEVARCGGCGSAFTINARKLITPYPSAEMDLQDPNFIYLIYLYLELNAGLGWKIPLLERLPYHRYKSMLEIGCNVGVALDYCRTVWQIDALGLEPSAYGIKGAELLDIPIINAYTHEAEELRNRRFSFIYATEVLEHVSDPLAFLKEIRSYLEPDGVLLITTPCSSSIHKLTTPGELYAILSPGAHYFVLSQKQLRQLSKQAGFLHSAIELNGNTIIAYLSDRPITLESTSSTEMRMTAYYDAKITTEAKLDDRVYLGQLINYYISAVKSNTPFDEHGVSRKIDKIFYRLFNLSFEAPLELAERVNQQTSLFDFGMTVPYSLAIYLYHRAEYLRGIDASTGHYYELAALVAAKSLQVDFKSQFLNHYFLKQAQRQIQSMPARSRNSSQTSVQLREITDTITATIPELKNPSLNTLSKIRRRFKSLLNRWQQ; from the coding sequence ATGTACAAAATAATATCAAGTAATTTTTCTAATTTAAGCTTGGCAAATTCTCCGCGCTTGATTGCCATCGTGCCGGTAACCATTGATACTATTGTAGTTTTGATTTGGAGCGTGCCAATTGCCAAGTTGACCTATGTAACAATGGGCATGTATGCTGCCCGCAGGTTCTCCAGCAAGGGAAAGCGATTTATGTCCTTGGTCAGTTGGTTAACTACACCTAGCTCCACCGACCACCCGTGTATTGTCTGCGGCAACAAACAAGGCAATAAGATTATCCTCAACGCGCTGCATTGGCATCCCGAACATGGCCAGCTCGAAGTTGCACGGTGTGGTGGTTGTGGAAGCGCTTTCACAATAAACGCAAGGAAGTTGATCACCCCATATCCATCGGCCGAGATGGATCTTCAAGATCCAAATTTTATCTATCTGATCTATCTCTACCTGGAGTTAAACGCAGGTTTGGGATGGAAAATCCCACTTCTTGAACGCCTTCCCTACCATCGCTACAAGTCCATGTTGGAGATCGGTTGCAATGTCGGTGTCGCCCTCGATTATTGCCGTACAGTATGGCAGATAGATGCCCTCGGACTCGAGCCTTCAGCCTACGGCATCAAAGGGGCAGAATTGTTGGATATTCCTATCATCAATGCGTATACCCATGAAGCTGAGGAGTTGCGCAACAGAAGATTCAGTTTCATCTATGCCACCGAAGTCCTCGAACACGTTAGCGATCCACTTGCATTCTTAAAGGAGATACGTTCATACCTTGAGCCTGACGGAGTCCTGCTCATTACAACCCCCTGCTCATCATCAATTCACAAACTAACTACCCCAGGTGAGTTGTATGCAATATTGTCGCCTGGTGCCCACTACTTCGTACTCTCACAGAAACAGCTTCGGCAACTTTCCAAACAAGCTGGTTTTCTACATTCTGCCATCGAGTTGAACGGTAACACTATTATCGCATACCTATCCGACCGGCCCATTACACTCGAATCCACATCCTCAACTGAGATGCGGATGACTGCATATTACGATGCGAAAATCACAACTGAAGCAAAACTTGACGACCGAGTCTATCTCGGCCAGCTGATTAACTACTACATATCTGCCGTCAAATCCAATACTCCATTTGATGAGCATGGCGTTTCTCGGAAGATCGACAAAATATTTTACCGCCTATTCAACCTCTCTTTTGAAGCCCCCCTGGAACTGGCAGAGCGGGTAAACCAACAAACATCCCTATTTGATTTTGGTATGACAGTCCCCTATTCACTGGCAATCTATCTCTATCATCGAGCCGAGTATCTTCGAGGCATTGATGCATCAACGGGGCACTACTACGAACTGGCTGCGCTAGTTGCTGCCAAAAGCCTACAAGTCGATTTCAAAAGTCAGTTTCTCAACCACTACTTCCTTAAGCAGGCTCAACGGCAAATCCAATCCATGCCAGCCAGGTCACGCAATTCAAGCCAGACCTCCGTACAACTGCGCGAGATCACTGATACAATAACTGCCACTATACCTGAGCTTAAGAACCCGTCACTCAATACTCTCTCTAAAATCAGGCGTAGATTTAAATCGCTTCTCAACCGATGGCAGCAATAG
- the narL gene encoding two-component system response regulator NarL, whose amino-acid sequence MAEQQSYTVLTIDDHPLFRKGVSDLIDMDDTLELVGEAANGPDGLVVAKQFNPDLILLDINMKGMNGLETLKAIREQEIDSRVLMLTVSDNEEDVLTALRLGADGYLLKDMEPEDILKSIRKAVKGSLVISDHLTQLLAKALREDDKLKVKDPITSLTAREKEILQCIAQGQSNKQIANVLNISEGTVKVHVKHLLKKLNLHSRTEAAVWALKEGITAGR is encoded by the coding sequence ATGGCTGAACAGCAATCCTACACCGTACTCACTATCGATGATCATCCTCTGTTCAGGAAGGGTGTATCCGATCTGATCGATATGGATGATACCCTGGAGTTGGTGGGTGAGGCCGCCAACGGACCGGACGGACTGGTAGTGGCGAAACAGTTCAATCCGGACCTGATCCTGCTGGATATCAATATGAAGGGCATGAACGGACTCGAAACCCTGAAGGCGATCAGAGAACAGGAGATCGATTCCAGGGTGCTTATGCTCACCGTGTCCGATAATGAAGAGGATGTTCTGACCGCCTTACGCCTGGGTGCGGACGGCTATCTGCTGAAGGATATGGAACCCGAGGATATCCTGAAATCGATCCGTAAGGCGGTGAAAGGCTCCCTGGTGATCAGCGACCACCTGACTCAATTACTGGCGAAAGCACTGAGGGAGGATGACAAACTCAAAGTGAAGGATCCCATCACCTCGCTGACTGCCAGGGAGAAGGAGATTTTGCAATGCATAGCCCAGGGCCAGAGCAACAAACAAATTGCGAATGTCCTGAATATCTCTGAAGGAACGGTCAAGGTACATGTCAAGCATCTACTCAAGAAGCTCAACCTGCACTCCCGAACCGAAGCGGCCGTGTGGGCATTGAAAGAGGGAATCACCGCTGGCCGTTAA
- a CDS encoding LemA family protein — MTTLIVLLVIILGLIGFGVGLYNKLITGRNRYQNAFAQIDVQLTRRHDLIPNLVETAKGYMKHEKETLEAVIEARNRAVSGLQQAAKDPSDPDAMKQLAEAERGLSGALGRLFALAEAYPDLKANENMMQLSEELVSTENKVAFARQAYNDAVMQYNIDRESFPSNLISGWFRFQAATLLEIEDEAKREVPKVSFN, encoded by the coding sequence ATGACAACACTGATCGTGCTACTGGTAATCATTCTGGGCCTCATCGGATTCGGTGTTGGCCTCTACAATAAGCTAATCACCGGACGTAACCGCTATCAAAACGCCTTCGCTCAGATCGATGTGCAGCTGACAAGACGCCATGACCTGATTCCAAACCTGGTGGAGACGGCGAAGGGTTATATGAAGCACGAGAAAGAGACCCTGGAGGCGGTGATCGAGGCGCGTAACCGGGCGGTGAGCGGTTTGCAGCAAGCGGCCAAGGACCCCTCCGATCCCGATGCAATGAAACAACTTGCAGAGGCGGAAAGGGGACTGAGCGGCGCCCTGGGACGGCTCTTCGCTTTGGCGGAGGCCTATCCCGATTTAAAGGCCAATGAAAACATGATGCAACTCTCTGAAGAACTGGTGAGCACAGAAAACAAGGTCGCATTTGCCCGCCAGGCTTACAATGACGCTGTGATGCAATACAACATCGACCGGGAGTCCTTTCCCAGCAACCTGATCTCAGGTTGGTTCCGATTCCAGGCCGCAACCCTATTGGAAATAGAGGATGAAGCCAAACGTGAGGTACCGAAGGTCTCATTTAATTAA
- a CDS encoding M48 family metallopeptidase, translating to MNFFEHQDQAKRNTRRLVLLFLLAVVIIVITIDAVLLLLFGNVLSDTAGTSQTLSGFLTDNSAILLFGSGGTGAAIGLASLFRSASLKDGGGAVARQMGGVPVEADPKDPLRQRLRNVVEEIAIASGVPVPEIYIMEQESGINAFAAGYSPSDAAVAVTRGTLENLNREELQGVIAHEFSHIFNGDMRLNIRLIGALFGIMILAIAGRRILSGARFSSSSKNNNAGAIILFAAALTAIGYIGLFFARWIKAAVSRQREYLADASAVQFTRNPQGIAGALKKIAAHSQGASLTRDSEEIAHMLFGQGMRATLFATHPPIIGRIQRIEPGFREQELGEIAKRMLRRSRREAEREAAATQAASAKRAPFDPRTIIEGIGRPGWEQIMAAAALAATLPESLVSAARSTEWAPELLLCILLDKEESIRDQQLFAIARRLGAESETQVRYLMTSAMPIQPEQRLPLLEIAFPALKRRPVEFIHRLLDTVTEIVHLDGKIEVFEFLLAKVISLHLTDALNPAQSHTGGNRTLADQAQAVRDVIAILADHGHKESELIHRSYENGINSIGLEDLPMQRPTDWVKTLDMALDQLDDLKNKEKERLITALMETILTDTQVTTEELELLRAIGSALHIPLPLMSDRSVSRQL from the coding sequence GTGAATTTCTTCGAACATCAGGACCAAGCCAAGCGCAACACACGACGCCTGGTGTTGCTGTTTTTGCTTGCTGTCGTAATCATTGTCATCACCATCGATGCGGTGTTGCTACTGCTGTTTGGCAACGTGCTCAGTGACACGGCGGGAACAAGCCAAACCCTGAGTGGCTTTCTTACTGACAACAGCGCCATTTTGCTGTTCGGTAGCGGAGGAACCGGCGCCGCGATCGGGCTGGCCAGTCTCTTCCGTAGCGCCAGCCTGAAGGATGGCGGCGGTGCTGTGGCACGCCAAATGGGAGGGGTGCCGGTAGAAGCCGATCCAAAAGACCCGCTACGTCAGCGTCTGCGCAACGTGGTGGAAGAGATCGCCATCGCCTCCGGCGTGCCGGTGCCCGAGATCTACATCATGGAGCAGGAATCCGGCATCAATGCCTTTGCCGCCGGTTATTCACCCAGTGACGCGGCGGTGGCGGTAACCCGGGGCACCCTCGAAAATTTGAACCGCGAGGAGCTGCAGGGCGTCATCGCCCACGAATTCAGTCATATCTTCAATGGTGACATGCGCCTTAACATACGGCTTATCGGCGCCCTGTTCGGCATCATGATCCTGGCGATTGCCGGGCGGCGCATCCTCTCCGGCGCTCGCTTCTCCTCAAGTTCAAAAAACAATAACGCTGGTGCGATAATCCTGTTTGCCGCAGCACTCACCGCCATCGGCTATATCGGTCTCTTCTTCGCCCGCTGGATCAAGGCTGCCGTCTCCCGTCAGCGGGAGTACCTGGCCGATGCCTCCGCAGTGCAGTTTACCCGCAACCCACAAGGTATCGCCGGCGCGCTGAAAAAGATTGCCGCGCACAGCCAGGGCGCCTCTTTAACCAGGGACAGTGAGGAGATTGCCCATATGTTGTTCGGACAGGGAATGCGGGCCACGCTATTTGCCACCCATCCTCCCATCATAGGACGCATTCAACGTATCGAACCTGGGTTTCGGGAACAGGAGCTGGGTGAAATTGCCAAACGCATGCTGCGACGCTCACGAAGAGAAGCGGAACGGGAGGCTGCCGCAACCCAGGCGGCCAGCGCGAAACGCGCCCCCTTCGATCCGCGTACGATCATCGAGGGAATAGGTCGACCCGGCTGGGAGCAGATTATGGCTGCGGCGGCCCTTGCTGCCACCCTGCCCGAGAGTCTGGTCTCGGCGGCCCGTTCAACCGAGTGGGCACCGGAGCTCTTACTCTGCATTCTGCTCGACAAGGAGGAGTCAATACGCGACCAACAGCTCTTTGCCATCGCCCGCAGACTGGGAGCGGAGAGTGAAACACAAGTGCGATACCTGATGACATCCGCCATGCCGATCCAACCTGAGCAGCGCCTTCCCCTGCTGGAGATCGCCTTCCCCGCCCTGAAACGTCGACCGGTCGAGTTCATTCATCGTCTGCTCGACACCGTTACCGAGATCGTACATCTCGATGGCAAGATAGAGGTATTTGAGTTTCTGCTTGCGAAGGTGATCAGTCTCCACCTGACGGATGCGCTCAACCCCGCCCAAAGCCACACCGGCGGTAACCGAACCCTGGCGGACCAGGCTCAGGCGGTTCGGGATGTGATCGCTATCCTTGCCGATCATGGCCATAAAGAGAGTGAGCTGATTCATCGCAGCTATGAAAACGGCATCAACAGTATTGGGCTGGAAGATCTACCCATGCAGCGGCCGACCGATTGGGTAAAAACACTGGATATGGCGCTGGATCAACTCGACGACCTCAAGAACAAGGAGAAGGAGCGGCTCATTACCGCATTGATGGAAACAATCCTTACCGACACCCAGGTCACCACTGAAGAGCTGGAACTACTGAGGGCGATCGGCTCAGCCCTACATATACCGCTCCCCTTAATGAGCGATCGCTCTGTATCGCGTCAGCTCTGA
- the napA gene encoding nitrate reductase catalytic subunit NapA, translating to MKLTRRDFIKSNAVAAAASVAGVTLPVSQTVAADADDGIRWDKAACRYCGTGCSVLMGVKDGKVVASQGDPDAPVNKGLNCIKGYFLPKILYGEDRLTKPLLRKTNGKYDKNGKFEAVSWEEAFKTMAEKWVAARKAKGPKGVGMFGSGQWTVWEGYAAQKLLKAGFRSNSLEPNARHCMASAVGAFMRAFGIDEPMGCYDDLEHADVFVLWGANMAEMHPILWSRLTDTRLTKPGCEVHVLSTFEHRCYELADNGMVFEPQTDLAILNYIANYIIQNKAYNKEFIDKHVNFTKTPTDIGYGLRANDPREKAAKNRAKGKLTKISFEEYAKSVEPYTLEYTAKLSKVPKDKLLRLAKAYADPKKKVSSYWTMGFNQHTRGVWVNGLCYNVHLLMGKISEPGNSPFSLTGQPSACGTAREVGTFTHRLPADLVTKKDAHCKFAEKTWKLPAGTIPRANGKTDGADQTDISGKPMGKTLIHAVAMHRALNDGKMNTFWVMCNNNMQAAANMNDESYPGWRNPDNFITVSDPYPTVSAQAADLILPTAMWIEKEGAYGNAERRTQFWRQQVAAPGEAKSDVWQVMEFAKYVKVEDVWPADLIAKKPEYAGKTLFDVLFANGQVDKFPVEQVTDSRGNKYDNDESADFGFYVQKGLFEEYRLFNSVEGIPKKGHEMADFDTYHKVRGMRWPVIDGKETLWRFREGYDPHVAKGEGVKFYGKPDGKANIITAPYEPAAEPPDKEYDLWLCTGRVLEHWHSGSMTRRVPELYRAVPDAVVYMHPKDAKKRRLRNGALAKLTTRRGEIVCKVDTKGRNKCPEGLIFVPWFDAGRLVNKLTLDQTDPLSKETDYKKCGVKVTRA from the coding sequence GTGAAATTAACTAGAAGAGATTTTATTAAGAGTAATGCAGTGGCCGCAGCAGCCTCCGTGGCTGGTGTTACCCTACCGGTCAGCCAAACCGTTGCTGCCGATGCAGACGACGGCATTCGTTGGGACAAGGCTGCCTGCCGTTACTGCGGTACCGGCTGCAGCGTACTGATGGGTGTAAAAGACGGTAAAGTCGTGGCCAGTCAGGGCGATCCTGACGCACCGGTCAACAAGGGCCTCAACTGTATCAAGGGCTACTTTCTGCCGAAGATCCTCTATGGTGAGGATCGGCTGACCAAACCGCTGTTGCGCAAGACCAACGGCAAGTATGACAAGAACGGCAAATTCGAAGCCGTTTCCTGGGAAGAGGCCTTCAAGACGATGGCCGAGAAATGGGTCGCTGCCCGTAAGGCCAAGGGCCCGAAAGGCGTCGGCATGTTTGGCTCCGGTCAGTGGACCGTGTGGGAAGGCTATGCTGCGCAGAAACTGTTGAAGGCCGGTTTCCGTTCCAACAGCCTGGAACCCAACGCCCGTCACTGCATGGCCTCTGCGGTGGGCGCCTTCATGCGCGCCTTCGGTATCGATGAGCCGATGGGCTGTTACGACGATCTGGAGCACGCCGATGTCTTCGTGCTGTGGGGCGCCAACATGGCGGAGATGCACCCGATTCTCTGGTCCCGTCTCACCGACACCCGTCTGACCAAGCCCGGCTGTGAAGTCCATGTGCTCTCCACCTTCGAGCATCGCTGCTACGAGCTGGCGGACAACGGCATGGTATTCGAGCCCCAGACCGATCTGGCGATTCTCAACTATATCGCCAACTACATCATCCAGAACAAGGCCTACAACAAGGAGTTCATCGACAAGCACGTCAACTTCACCAAGACCCCGACCGATATCGGTTACGGTCTGCGTGCCAACGATCCTCGTGAGAAGGCAGCCAAGAACCGGGCCAAGGGCAAGCTCACCAAGATCAGTTTCGAAGAGTACGCCAAGTCGGTTGAGCCCTATACCCTGGAGTACACTGCCAAGCTCTCCAAGGTGCCGAAGGACAAACTGTTGAGACTGGCCAAGGCCTACGCCGATCCCAAGAAGAAGGTCTCATCTTACTGGACCATGGGTTTCAACCAGCATACCCGCGGTGTCTGGGTCAACGGCCTCTGTTATAACGTCCACCTTTTGATGGGTAAGATCTCAGAACCCGGCAACAGCCCCTTCTCACTGACCGGTCAGCCCTCCGCGTGCGGTACCGCACGCGAGGTCGGCACCTTCACCCACCGTCTGCCCGCAGACCTGGTGACCAAGAAGGATGCCCACTGCAAGTTCGCCGAGAAGACCTGGAAGCTGCCGGCCGGTACGATCCCCAGGGCCAACGGCAAGACCGATGGCGCCGATCAGACCGACATCAGCGGCAAGCCCATGGGCAAGACCCTGATCCATGCGGTCGCCATGCATCGCGCCCTCAACGACGGCAAGATGAATACCTTCTGGGTCATGTGTAACAACAACATGCAGGCTGCGGCCAACATGAATGACGAGAGTTATCCCGGTTGGCGCAACCCGGACAACTTCATCACCGTCTCCGACCCCTATCCGACGGTATCGGCCCAGGCCGCAGACCTGATCCTGCCGACCGCCATGTGGATAGAGAAGGAGGGTGCCTACGGTAACGCAGAACGTCGTACCCAGTTCTGGCGTCAGCAGGTTGCCGCACCGGGTGAGGCCAAATCTGACGTCTGGCAGGTCATGGAGTTCGCCAAATACGTCAAGGTCGAGGATGTCTGGCCTGCAGATCTCATCGCGAAGAAGCCCGAGTATGCGGGCAAGACCCTGTTTGATGTGCTCTTCGCCAACGGCCAGGTCGACAAGTTCCCAGTGGAACAGGTCACCGACAGCCGCGGCAACAAGTACGACAACGACGAGTCGGCTGACTTCGGCTTCTACGTACAGAAGGGGCTGTTTGAAGAGTATCGTCTCTTCAATTCCGTCGAGGGCATCCCGAAGAAGGGTCACGAGATGGCCGATTTCGATACCTACCACAAAGTCCGCGGTATGCGCTGGCCTGTGATCGACGGCAAGGAGACCCTGTGGCGTTTCCGCGAAGGCTACGATCCCCATGTCGCCAAGGGCGAAGGGGTCAAGTTTTACGGCAAGCCTGACGGCAAGGCCAACATCATCACCGCGCCCTATGAGCCGGCCGCCGAGCCGCCGGATAAAGAGTACGATCTGTGGCTCTGCACCGGCCGTGTATTGGAGCACTGGCACTCCGGTTCAATGACCCGTCGCGTTCCCGAACTCTATCGTGCGGTACCCGACGCGGTGGTCTACATGCACCCGAAAGACGCCAAGAAACGTCGTCTGCGTAACGGTGCGCTGGCCAAGCTCACCACCCGTCGTGGCGAGATCGTGTGCAAGGTCGACACCAAGGGTCGCAACAAGTGTCCCGAGGGCCTGATCTTCGTGCCCTGGTTCGATGCGGGACGCCTGGTCAACAAACTGACCCTCGACCAGACCGATCCGCTCTCGAAAGAGACGGACTACAAGAAGTGCGGTGTCAAGGTGACACGCGCATAG
- a CDS encoding chaperone NapD: protein MNICSLIVHTKPTQGAEVCQRLQGFQGVEVHGGTEEDKLIVTIEDEGESMSPVSDTMNALRDVKGVVNTVLIYHFGGEESMEEMNREIN, encoded by the coding sequence ATGAATATATGCAGCTTGATCGTCCATACCAAACCGACCCAGGGAGCCGAGGTGTGCCAACGCCTGCAAGGGTTCCAGGGAGTCGAGGTCCATGGAGGAACCGAGGAAGACAAATTGATTGTCACTATTGAGGACGAGGGTGAGTCGATGTCACCCGTGTCAGACACCATGAATGCCCTTCGTGACGTGAAAGGCGTCGTGAACACTGTTTTGATTTATCACTTTGGCGGTGAAGAGTCGATGGAGGAAATGAACCGTGAAATTAACTAG